In the Acetobacterium sp. KB-1 genome, TACTAACGGTTAAAGAATAATAGGCTGTAATTTCCTAAATAGTAACGGAAAAAGATATTTTGTAATGTAGTTGTAATATTATTCAAAATTATATTGACAATTTGTAAATGCTCATGCTATTATTAATTGCTCCAAGAATTGCATAGTGTGATATTAAGTAAAGGCAAACTTAACGAAAGTTGAAGACGCAAAGCATAGAGTCTAAAGTCGCATGTAATTGTGCGACTATGATAGTCTAGCTACCATAATTATGGTAGCTTTTTTTTTGTTCGCAATTGTTATTTGCAGCAGTTTAAGTCTATTACAAATATATGAAAGAGGTATTTATGGGCATATTTGAGGAAATTTGTCAAAAGAAGGAGAAAATTCTTGTTGTTGGCCTTGGTTACGTAGGAATCCCCTTGGCGATTGGATTTTCGGAGAAGGTTGATGTTATCGGCTTTGATATTGATAAAACTAAAATTGACAAGTATAAAAACGGAATTGACCCGACAAATGAAGTCGGAAATGAGCGAATAAAAAAGACAGCATTAGATTTTACATGTGACGAAAAATGTATTGCAAATGCTAAATTCATTATTATTACAGTTCCAACACCAATTTTTCAAGATAAAAGGCCAGATCTAAATCCGGTGATTGAGGCAAGTAAAATGGTTGGTAGATATATGAAGAAAGATACCATAATTGTCTTTGAGTCTACAGTTTATCCGGGAGTTACCGAAGATATCTGTATACCAATATTACAACAGGAATCAGGCTTGATTCCGGGAATTGACTTTTCAGTCGGTTATTCGCCTGAACGAATCAACCCGGGAGATAAGCAACATCGACTAAAAAACATACCCAAAATTGTTGCTGGATTAGATATTGAAACGCGCCAAATAATTGCTAATGTATATCGATTGGTAGTGGAAGCAGATATTTTTGAGGCTGAATCTATCAAGGTAGCAGAAGCGGCTAAAATTGCTGAAAATGCACAAAGAGATATAAATATTGCATTTATGAATGAATTAGCAATGATCTTTGATCATATGAATATAAATACTGAGGACGTCATCAAAGCAATGAACACAAAATGGAATGCACTGAATTTTTACCCTGGCCTAGTTGGGGGGCATTGTATTGGCATAGATCCATATTATTTTATATATGAAGCAGAAAAACTTGGCTATAATTCACAAATTATATCTGCTGGAAGAAGAATCAATGATGATATGAGCAAGTTTGTTGTTGAAGCAGTATTTAGACAATTAATTAAAGCGGATATTAGTATCAAAGAGACAAATATCTATGTTTTAGGTATTACGTTTAAAGAGAATTGCAAAGATTTAAGAAACTCAAAAGTATGGGATATTATTGAATTATTAAAAGGGTATTATTTAAATCCAATGATATGCGATCCAACTGCAGATAAGGAAGAAGTATATAAAGAGTATCAATGTTGTTTGGTTGATGTTGATCAGATAAGTGATGCTGATTGTATTGTTTTCGCAGTTGCACATGATGATTTTAAGTGTCTTTCCCTGAATGAAGTTAAAAAGATGTATCGCAAAATTGAAACTGCTGGTAAAGTATTGATTGATATAAAAAGTATATTCAATAAAAAAGAGGCTGAAAACTTTGGCTTTCAGTATTGGAATCTGTAGATAAAGGGGATTGAGTTTGAAAAGCTTTCGAAATGTTGGAAATGGGATTAAAATCATAAGTGTAGCAGTTTTCCTGATCTTATTACTTACCTTAGTATTTTACTTTCTTTTTAAAGATTCAAGTACTCTGATAAGTGAAATGATCGTAAATAAAATTCAGTATGATGCTTCAAAAGAGATTGATGACGCTTTAACCAGATTAAGCAATGATCGTCAGAAAGCCGACATTATAGTAGGTACAGAAACAAATAATGGTGTCATAGCACTAACCTTTGACGGTCTTTCAGACCGGGAAACAATGGATAAAATTATTGTTTTACTGAATGAAAATAAAATGAATGGAACATTTTTTGTTTCGGGAATAGAAGCTGCAGAAGATGGTGAAGCTGTGAAGAATATTGTTACAAATAATCAAATGGTTGGTAACTACACACTTTCCGGATCAAAAGACATTATGAATCTTTCACAGCAGGAACAGATTGAAGATTTATGCAGGGCTAACCTAGTCTTGAAGAGCATATTGGGAATTACTCCAACTTTACTGAAATGCAATACAACACATTATGGTGATTCAATCCTTGAATCAGCATATGCAAGTAATTTGAATAAGGTTGTTTTATCGAATCAGTACCTTAGCTATCAAAGTTTTTCATCATACGAGATGACGACAAACTATATAAGAAATATTAAAACTGGAACCATTGTTTCAATAAAACTGGATGATGTACTAGATGAATCCGAATATAGGAAGTCAAATCAACCTATTCAGCCCGCTATTGATAAGAAAACACTTGATAAAAAAAGTACAGAAGAGAGTGT is a window encoding:
- a CDS encoding nucleotide sugar dehydrogenase, with protein sequence MGIFEEICQKKEKILVVGLGYVGIPLAIGFSEKVDVIGFDIDKTKIDKYKNGIDPTNEVGNERIKKTALDFTCDEKCIANAKFIIITVPTPIFQDKRPDLNPVIEASKMVGRYMKKDTIIVFESTVYPGVTEDICIPILQQESGLIPGIDFSVGYSPERINPGDKQHRLKNIPKIVAGLDIETRQIIANVYRLVVEADIFEAESIKVAEAAKIAENAQRDINIAFMNELAMIFDHMNINTEDVIKAMNTKWNALNFYPGLVGGHCIGIDPYYFIYEAEKLGYNSQIISAGRRINDDMSKFVVEAVFRQLIKADISIKETNIYVLGITFKENCKDLRNSKVWDIIELLKGYYLNPMICDPTADKEEVYKEYQCCLVDVDQISDADCIVFAVAHDDFKCLSLNEVKKMYRKIETAGKVLIDIKSIFNKKEAENFGFQYWNL